One window from the genome of Flavobacterium agricola encodes:
- a CDS encoding YggS family pyridoxal phosphate-dependent enzyme — translation MSIQTNLKQVKDTLPTNVTLVAVSKTKPVSDLQQAYEAGQRHFGENKIQEMTEKFEQLPQDILWHMIGHVQTNKVKYMAPYVYLIHGVDSLKLLKEINKQALKNNRTINCLLQVFIAQEETKFGLNESELIELLESPELATLKNINIAGLMGMASFTDNQEQIKAEFDFLNQLFNKHKNIKTFNIDFHFLSMGMSGDYQLAVACGSNMVRIGSNIFGSR, via the coding sequence ATGTCAATTCAAACCAATTTGAAACAGGTAAAAGATACGTTACCAACTAACGTAACTTTAGTTGCTGTTTCTAAAACCAAACCCGTAAGCGATTTACAACAAGCATATGAAGCTGGACAGCGTCATTTTGGTGAAAACAAAATTCAGGAAATGACCGAAAAGTTTGAGCAGTTGCCGCAAGATATTTTATGGCATATGATTGGACATGTACAAACCAACAAGGTAAAATACATGGCACCGTATGTTTATTTAATTCACGGGGTAGATAGCTTAAAATTATTGAAAGAAATAAACAAACAAGCTTTAAAAAACAACCGCACAATTAATTGCTTACTTCAGGTATTTATTGCGCAAGAAGAAACTAAATTTGGCTTAAACGAAAGTGAATTAATCGAGCTTTTAGAAAGCCCGGAACTTGCAACGCTTAAAAACATTAACATAGCAGGTTTAATGGGCATGGCATCTTTTACTGATAATCAGGAACAAATAAAAGCCGAATTCGATTTTTTAAACCAATTATTCAATAAACATAAAAATATAAAAACCTTTAATATTGATTTTCATTTCCTATCTATGGGAATGAGCGGTGATTACCAGCTAGCTGTAGCTTGCGGCAGCAATATGGTACGCATTGGTAGTAATATTTTTGGTTCACGATAA
- a CDS encoding ion transporter: MRNKIKSKYDLLRQQIYIIIYGANTFWGKLFDLSLLVVILLSLILITLESMPRYDSLHHHFFVVAEWVITVFFTVEYILRILCNKRPLNYIFSFWGIVDLLALLPMYLSFFIPTSKVLIVFRSLRLLRLFAILDLMPVLGQQYHLKLALKASRNKILVFVYFIIVLSIVLGTLMYLVEGPEHGYKDIPTSIYWCIVTMTTVGYGDISPHTALGQAIASFIMIMGYGIIAVPTGIVTAEYANANKQNPELEEHRICPRCTTFIYNQDANYCHNCGEKLS, encoded by the coding sequence ATGAGAAACAAAATTAAATCCAAATATGACCTTTTGCGTCAGCAAATTTATATCATCATATATGGTGCCAATACGTTTTGGGGTAAATTATTCGACTTATCCTTATTAGTTGTTATTCTACTTAGCTTAATTCTAATTACTTTAGAATCAATGCCAAGGTACGACAGCTTACATCATCACTTTTTTGTAGTTGCAGAATGGGTAATAACTGTATTTTTTACTGTTGAATATATTTTACGGATTTTGTGCAACAAACGCCCGCTAAACTATATTTTTAGCTTTTGGGGTATTGTAGATTTACTGGCATTGTTGCCCATGTATTTATCGTTCTTTATTCCAACTTCAAAAGTTTTAATTGTTTTCAGAAGTTTACGTTTACTACGCTTATTCGCTATTTTAGATTTAATGCCAGTATTAGGTCAGCAATATCATTTAAAATTAGCACTAAAAGCAAGCCGGAATAAAATTTTAGTGTTTGTATATTTCATTATTGTACTTTCTATCGTTTTGGGTACTTTAATGTATTTGGTTGAAGGGCCAGAACACGGCTATAAAGATATCCCAACAAGCATTTATTGGTGTATTGTAACCATGACAACCGTTGGTTATGGCGATATTTCACCACACACGGCCCTTGGTCAAGCTATTGCTTCATTTATTATGATAATGGGATACGGAATCATTGCTGTACCAACCGGAATTGTTACGGCTGAATATGCCAATGCAAACAAACAAAACCCTGAGTTAGAAGAACATCGTATTTGCCCGCGTTGTACAACGTTTATATACAACCAAGATGCAAATTATTGCCATAATTGTGGCGAAAAATTAAGTTAA
- a CDS encoding exonuclease domain-containing protein, protein MYAILDIETTGGQFNEEGITEIAIYKFDGHEVVDQFISLINPEIPIQPFVIKLTGINNAMLRSAPKFYEVAKRIIEITEGCIVVAHNASFDYRVIRTEFKRLGYDFVRETLCTVDLSKKLLPEQASYSLGKLVRSLGIPIADRHRASGDAMATVKLFKVLLAKDTNKEILTGLVKSEIDSGISPKLLDILDKVPSKTGIYYIHNEQGAIIYIAKSKNMKRKVNQHFTQNSKKALRIQKEVFTITYEETGSELLASLKEVREIEINKPKYNKVLLKSTVPFALYKQKNKDGYYGFRILKKDKRRKEITCFATLQEGEKFLDYVTEKFQLCKHVNLDVAEHKPCTAYSNKKCLGACLEIENKKAYNARVEQFIETYNTKHTNFIVIDKGRTIEERSAIWVENKKVLGYCFFNLNHQINKLNILKNIITPLDQSNESFNIVESFVRKKELKMIPY, encoded by the coding sequence TTGTACGCAATTCTAGACATAGAAACAACTGGCGGTCAGTTTAACGAAGAAGGAATTACTGAAATTGCTATTTATAAATTTGATGGCCACGAGGTGGTAGATCAGTTTATTAGCTTAATAAATCCCGAAATTCCGATACAACCGTTTGTTATTAAACTTACCGGCATTAACAATGCCATGTTACGCTCGGCGCCTAAGTTTTATGAGGTTGCTAAACGTATTATAGAAATTACCGAAGGCTGCATCGTAGTTGCTCACAACGCCAGTTTTGATTACCGTGTTATTCGCACCGAATTTAAACGTTTAGGTTATGATTTTGTACGCGAAACGCTTTGTACGGTAGATTTATCAAAAAAATTATTACCCGAACAAGCTTCGTATTCTTTAGGTAAGTTGGTACGCAGTTTAGGTATTCCTATTGCAGATCGTCATCGCGCAAGCGGAGATGCTATGGCAACCGTTAAACTTTTTAAAGTTTTATTAGCAAAAGACACCAATAAAGAAATTTTAACTGGTTTAGTAAAGTCTGAAATTGACAGCGGTATTTCACCCAAATTGTTAGATATTTTAGATAAAGTTCCATCTAAAACAGGTATTTATTACATTCATAACGAACAAGGAGCAATTATTTATATTGCAAAAAGTAAAAACATGAAGCGTAAGGTAAATCAGCATTTTACGCAAAATTCTAAAAAAGCATTACGCATCCAAAAAGAAGTTTTTACTATTACGTACGAAGAAACAGGAAGCGAATTGTTAGCGAGCTTAAAAGAAGTTCGCGAAATAGAAATTAACAAACCCAAGTATAATAAGGTTTTATTAAAATCAACCGTTCCGTTTGCCCTTTACAAACAGAAAAATAAAGATGGATATTATGGCTTTCGCATCTTAAAAAAAGACAAACGTCGTAAAGAAATCACCTGCTTTGCTACTCTGCAAGAAGGCGAAAAGTTTTTAGATTACGTTACCGAAAAATTTCAGCTTTGTAAACATGTTAATTTAGATGTTGCAGAACACAAACCGTGTACTGCTTATTCAAATAAAAAATGCTTAGGTGCTTGTTTAGAAATAGAAAATAAAAAAGCATATAATGCACGTGTAGAACAATTTATTGAAACTTATAATACCAAACACACCAATTTTATTGTTATAGATAAAGGACGTACGATTGAAGAAAGAAGTGCTATTTGGGTGGAAAATAAAAAAGTTTTGGGATATTGTTTTTTTAATTTGAACCATCAAATTAACAAGCTCAATATTTTAAAAAATATTATTACCCCACTCGATCAGTCCAACGAAAGCTTTAATATCGTAGAAAGTTTTGTGCGTAAAAAAGAGTTAAAAATGATTCCTTATTAG